From Segatella copri, the proteins below share one genomic window:
- the argS gene encoding arginine--tRNA ligase, with product MKIENEIISSVIAAVKELYGQDVPEKMVALQKTKSNFEGNLTLVVFPFLKMSKKKPEDTAQEIGEYLKKNCANVIADFNVVKGFLNLSIAPAAWVGLLNTINADPKFGEKPVTENSPLVMIEYSSPNTNKPLHLGHVRNNLLGWSLAQIMEANGNKVIKTNIVNDRGIHICKSMLAWLKWGNGETPETSGKKGDHLIGDYYVAFDKHYREEIAELKAQYMKEGMDEEAATEKAKVEAPLIKEAHEMLVKWENNDPEVRALWQKMNSWVYAGFDETYKMMGVSFDKIYYESNTYLEGKKKVEEGLEKGLFFRKDDNSVWADLTNEGLDQKLLLRSDGTSVYMTQDIGTADLRFKDFPIDKMIYVVGNEQNYHFQVLSILLDRLGFKWGKDLVHFSYGMVELPNGKMKSREGTVVDADDLMAEMIKDARQTSDELGKFKDMSEEERQEISRIVGLGALKYFILKVDARKNMLFNPEESIDFNGNTGPFIQYTYARIRSIMRKAAAEGIEIPAELGADAPINEKEIDLIQKMNDFAAAVADAGNNYNPGGIANYCYELTKEFNQFYHDYSILNAESEAEKITRLVLAANVAKILKNGMSLLGIEVPERM from the coding sequence ATGAAGATAGAAAACGAAATCATCAGCTCGGTCATCGCTGCGGTGAAGGAGCTTTATGGTCAGGACGTACCTGAGAAGATGGTAGCCCTGCAGAAGACCAAGAGTAATTTCGAAGGTAACCTTACCCTCGTCGTATTCCCATTCCTCAAAATGTCGAAGAAAAAGCCTGAGGATACAGCACAGGAAATCGGCGAATACCTGAAGAAAAACTGCGCTAACGTTATCGCAGACTTCAACGTGGTTAAGGGTTTCCTCAACCTTTCTATCGCTCCTGCCGCTTGGGTAGGACTCTTGAATACCATCAACGCTGACCCTAAGTTTGGTGAGAAGCCAGTTACTGAGAACAGCCCGCTCGTCATGATTGAGTACTCTTCTCCTAACACCAACAAGCCTCTCCACCTCGGTCACGTTCGCAACAACCTCCTCGGCTGGTCATTGGCCCAGATTATGGAGGCTAACGGCAACAAGGTAATCAAGACAAACATCGTGAACGACCGTGGTATCCACATCTGTAAGTCTATGCTCGCCTGGCTCAAGTGGGGCAATGGCGAAACTCCTGAAACTTCCGGCAAGAAGGGCGACCACCTCATCGGCGACTACTATGTAGCCTTCGACAAGCACTATCGTGAGGAAATCGCAGAGCTCAAGGCTCAGTATATGAAGGAGGGCATGGACGAAGAAGCTGCCACAGAGAAAGCTAAAGTAGAGGCTCCGCTGATCAAGGAGGCTCACGAGATGCTCGTAAAGTGGGAGAACAACGACCCTGAAGTTCGTGCACTCTGGCAGAAGATGAACAGCTGGGTTTACGCTGGCTTCGATGAGACTTACAAGATGATGGGTGTAAGTTTCGACAAGATATATTATGAGTCAAATACTTACCTCGAAGGTAAGAAGAAGGTAGAGGAAGGATTGGAGAAGGGTCTCTTCTTCCGCAAGGATGATAACTCTGTCTGGGCTGATCTCACCAACGAGGGCCTCGACCAGAAACTCCTGCTCCGTTCAGACGGCACCTCTGTTTATATGACTCAGGACATCGGTACTGCCGACCTCCGTTTCAAGGACTTCCCTATCGACAAGATGATCTACGTAGTAGGTAACGAGCAGAACTACCACTTCCAGGTGCTCTCTATCCTGCTCGACCGTCTCGGTTTCAAGTGGGGTAAGGACTTGGTTCACTTCTCTTACGGAATGGTAGAGTTGCCTAACGGTAAGATGAAGAGCCGCGAGGGAACCGTAGTAGATGCTGATGACCTGATGGCAGAGATGATTAAGGATGCTCGCCAGACAAGCGATGAGCTTGGCAAGTTCAAGGACATGAGCGAGGAAGAGCGCCAGGAGATTTCACGCATCGTGGGTCTCGGAGCGTTGAAGTACTTCATCCTCAAGGTAGATGCCCGCAAGAACATGCTCTTCAACCCAGAAGAGAGTATCGACTTCAACGGTAATACAGGTCCTTTCATCCAGTATACCTACGCTCGTATCCGCAGCATCATGCGCAAGGCAGCAGCTGAGGGCATCGAGATTCCTGCAGAGTTGGGTGCAGATGCTCCTATCAACGAGAAGGAGATCGACCTCATCCAGAAGATGAACGACTTCGCAGCAGCCGTAGCCGATGCCGGCAACAACTACAACCCTGGCGGTATCGCTAACTACTGCTATGAGTTGACCAAGGAGTTCAACCAGTTCTATCACGACTACAGCATCCTGAATGCTGAGAGCGAGGCTGAGAAGATTACCCGTCTGGTTCTTGCAGCCAACGTGGCTAAGATCCTGAAGAACGGTATGTCTCTGCTCGGCATCGAGGTTCCAGAAAGAATGTAA
- a CDS encoding RNase H family protein — protein sequence MNKMPVNPPSWRNDTVLPLPNEVRANAWAVDAACSGNPGPMEYQCIDLQTGAQVFHYGPIHGTNNIGEFLAIVHALALMQQKGITDKVIYSDSVNAQLWVSKKQCKTKLERTPQTEQLYQVIARAENWLRTHPINIPIIKWETKKWGEIPADFGRKG from the coding sequence ATGAATAAAATGCCCGTAAATCCTCCTTCATGGAGAAACGATACAGTTTTGCCTCTGCCCAACGAGGTAAGAGCCAACGCCTGGGCTGTGGATGCCGCCTGTTCCGGCAATCCCGGTCCGATGGAATACCAATGCATCGACCTTCAGACCGGTGCCCAGGTTTTCCATTATGGTCCTATCCACGGCACCAACAACATCGGCGAGTTTCTCGCCATCGTCCACGCCCTCGCCCTGATGCAGCAGAAGGGCATTACCGACAAGGTAATTTATAGCGACAGCGTGAATGCCCAGCTCTGGGTAAGCAAGAAACAATGCAAGACCAAACTGGAGCGCACTCCCCAGACCGAACAGCTCTACCAGGTCATCGCCCGAGCCGAAAACTGGCTCCGCACCCACCCCATCAACATACCTATTATAAAATGGGAGACGAAGAAATGGGGCGAGATTCCAGCCGATTTCGGAAGAAAGGGATAA
- a CDS encoding RNA polymerase sigma-70 factor, which translates to MSKGDKKAYETMFRRFYPKVHRFVAMLLKNEDDADDVSQLIFLKVWNKREKFADIQDFDSYLFILAKYTVINYISSKHIIPIDIDSLPDRYANESSPHDDVVAKDTQLLIDMVVESMPQQRQMIYRMSREQHLKNEEIAQRLGIQKKTVENHLNLALKEIKKALYLMILLPWHWV; encoded by the coding sequence ATGTCGAAAGGAGACAAGAAAGCATACGAAACGATGTTCCGCAGGTTCTATCCTAAGGTACACCGTTTTGTGGCCATGCTCTTGAAAAACGAAGATGATGCTGATGACGTCAGCCAGCTCATCTTCTTAAAGGTATGGAACAAACGCGAGAAGTTTGCCGATATCCAGGACTTCGATTCCTACCTCTTTATTTTGGCAAAATATACTGTCATCAACTATATTTCCTCCAAGCACATCATCCCAATAGATATTGACAGTCTGCCAGACAGATACGCCAACGAATCTTCGCCACATGACGATGTGGTGGCAAAGGATACCCAGCTGCTCATCGACATGGTGGTAGAAAGCATGCCGCAACAACGCCAGATGATTTATCGCATGAGCCGCGAACAGCATCTCAAGAACGAAGAGATAGCCCAGCGCCTGGGTATTCAGAAGAAAACGGTAGAAAATCATCTTAACCTAGCTCTTAAAGAAATTAAAAAAGCCTTATATTTGATGATTTTGTTACCTTGGCATTGGGTGTAA
- a CDS encoding FecR family protein yields MATKIRDIIDYYSGHNVPDEIKERVLDRISNTQDDKEANEAFRELWDKADSAYMEEEEISAAYNRLFETEETREIEKKKSLRIFNFAKLAAVFVPLLILIVFGKLYVQMNNQLKDIKLVTMLQEHTINEESKVIALADGTKVRLSQSSVLLYPSSFKGAEERKVFLSGEAFFDIRHDDAQPFHVSTPHFEITDLGTSFTVSSYSNTDEVSATLKTGKIELRIIGQEDKVYSMKPNDQLVYNVKTKAVNLRKVSAEEDGTSWRNKEIDLNDVTLAEAGKILGNAYGVKFTFRSKIHQKTKVTVHFNRGETLSGAMFVLKNLVPGLEYEVKKDEVIIR; encoded by the coding sequence ATGGCAACAAAGATAAGGGATATCATAGATTATTATAGCGGGCACAATGTGCCGGATGAAATAAAAGAAAGGGTATTAGATAGGATTTCCAATACACAAGACGATAAAGAGGCGAACGAAGCATTTAGAGAATTATGGGACAAGGCTGATTCAGCCTATATGGAAGAAGAAGAAATTTCTGCTGCATACAACCGCCTCTTCGAAACAGAAGAAACAAGAGAAATAGAAAAGAAAAAATCGCTTCGAATCTTCAACTTTGCCAAACTGGCTGCCGTCTTCGTACCGCTGCTGATACTGATTGTATTCGGCAAGCTCTACGTCCAGATGAACAACCAACTCAAGGATATAAAACTGGTAACCATGCTCCAGGAACATACCATCAACGAAGAGAGCAAAGTCATCGCCTTGGCAGACGGAACGAAAGTAAGACTCAGCCAGAGTTCCGTACTCCTCTATCCTTCCTCTTTCAAGGGAGCAGAAGAACGCAAGGTTTTCCTGTCGGGAGAGGCATTCTTTGACATCAGGCATGATGATGCCCAGCCGTTCCACGTCAGCACTCCTCATTTCGAGATTACCGACTTGGGCACCTCTTTTACGGTTTCATCTTATTCAAATACAGATGAAGTATCTGCCACACTCAAAACCGGCAAGATAGAACTCCGCATCATAGGTCAGGAAGACAAGGTTTACAGCATGAAGCCTAACGACCAGTTAGTATATAATGTAAAGACCAAGGCAGTAAACCTCCGCAAAGTTTCGGCCGAAGAAGATGGTACAAGCTGGCGCAACAAGGAGATTGACCTGAACGATGTTACGCTGGCAGAAGCTGGTAAGATTCTGGGTAATGCATACGGAGTGAAATTCACCTTCCGTTCAAAGATTCACCAGAAGACGAAGGTTACAGTTCATTTCAACCGTGGCGAAACCCTCTCGGGAGCCATGTTTGTCCTGAAGAACCTGGTTCCTGGTCTGGAATATGAAGTGAAGAAAGATGAAGTAATCATCAGGTAG
- a CDS encoding HAD family hydrolase gives MIKNLIFDFGKVLVDYEYFETLDQIFKTHEQTEEFYHLLIDGKWNENMDRGDSFEETFCKMQQIMPQYKKEIATVAQRFNDFVRGEKEGMRTLLTQLKAEGYHLYGLSNWCTKVHETMAQYPIFQLLEGQVISSEEKIIKPDRAIYERICQKYNLKPEECLFADDRIENVEAAQRFGMQAICFENAAQYERELRKILSEERTK, from the coding sequence ATGATAAAGAATTTGATTTTTGATTTTGGAAAAGTACTCGTAGATTACGAATACTTTGAAACGCTTGACCAGATATTCAAGACCCACGAACAGACTGAAGAATTCTATCATCTCCTGATAGATGGCAAGTGGAATGAAAACATGGATCGCGGAGATTCTTTCGAAGAAACCTTCTGCAAGATGCAGCAGATCATGCCGCAATACAAGAAAGAAATAGCAACCGTAGCCCAGCGCTTTAACGATTTTGTAAGGGGCGAAAAAGAAGGTATGCGCACCTTGCTGACTCAGTTGAAGGCAGAAGGCTACCACCTTTACGGACTTTCCAACTGGTGCACCAAGGTTCATGAAACGATGGCCCAATATCCCATTTTCCAACTTCTGGAAGGACAGGTGATTTCTTCAGAAGAGAAAATCATCAAACCCGACAGGGCGATTTACGAAAGAATCTGCCAGAAATACAATCTGAAACCGGAAGAATGCCTTTTTGCTGACGACAGAATAGAGAATGTAGAAGCCGCCCAGCGTTTCGGAATGCAGGCCATCTGCTTTGAGAATGCTGCGCAGTACGAGCGGGAATTGAGAAAAATTCTGTCTGAGGAAAGAACAAAGTAA
- a CDS encoding TonB-dependent receptor, whose protein sequence is MNLKRISASCFCLLLAGQMTLSAQNVSFSSNKVTLKSAFEKIEKESKYKIAYNSSQLDANRSVTLTKKSDDVFGMLNQLLKGTNFTYEMEGNYIVIKPQQKAKSQTHGKKIKVRGVVKDETGEPVIGATVMEKGTTTNGVVTDIDGNYTIEIPADGMLAVSYIGCKDQDIKVNGREVINVNLADDNKVLEEVVVVGYGVQKKRDVSTAVSSVKAEALANNPSTDFRQALAGKMPGVQVTVPSGDPEGSVSIRVRGVSTVNAGSDPLYVVDGVPMERGFANLNTNDIESVEVLKDASAAAIYGSRGSNGVVLVTTKKGTSDKLSVSYDGYVGVQNVSKKLDMMNAYEYAEFVKDARNNAYLSKVPGASASDPNSVRPKGYMQIATDLFPYLEGVKGLTDTDWQDAIFRTAMTTGHNISLSGKSNSVNYFVSGNYMKKEGTIIGSDFEKFGARMNLSGQHKRLKFGVNFAPSYSVSNTVDASGAGGIVQSALMMPPTFPVYNADGSYNFQGNGYWRIGTDYEHNEVMNPVAMARLQSNVTDRMSITGKAYAELELMKGLSYKLSLGGDYYGAHNDKYRQSGLPLKGKDYYDSPSNPTGYSSSSFFFNWLVENQLTYTTTINKKHNITAILVQSAQKETKKTDNVTATDYPNDYIQTVNGGTVTKGGSDKTQWSIASYLARVQYNYEGRYMLSAAIRTDGSSRFGKNNRWGYFPSASAAWRISDEKFFKNVKELSFVNDMKIRASYGVTGNFEIGNYDHLATMSTDNYILGTNGGLLHYGYKPDNIKRDDLSWEKNQMINAGIDLQMFDGYIGFSVDYYNTNTSNMLLYVPVPLLTGYSTSLQNLGKVNNRGWELALTSQHTFANGFGYSFNANYAKNTNEVKELGPGNAPIISSGSVGHAYYITEVGKPIGNYYLLVQDGIFATEEDLKKYPHFDNTEVGDFRFVDVDGDGKLDLDKDRTICGNYMPKFTYGFGGKLWYAGFDMDFNFQGVYGNKILNLNKRYLDNMEGNTNGTKIALDRWKSPENPGSGSVNKANRKQTGYNSRTSTWHLESGSYLRLQNLSLGYTLPRALTQKFKVEKMRVYVSGQNLFTITNYSGYNPEVNARPSKNLTPGEDYGTYPLARTYMFGLNLTL, encoded by the coding sequence ATGAATCTTAAACGAATCTCTGCGTCATGCTTCTGTTTGCTCCTGGCAGGCCAGATGACCCTTTCGGCTCAGAACGTCAGCTTCAGCTCAAACAAGGTAACGCTTAAGTCAGCTTTTGAGAAGATTGAAAAGGAATCTAAGTACAAGATTGCCTACAACTCCTCACAGTTGGATGCTAACCGTTCGGTTACATTAACCAAGAAAAGTGATGATGTCTTTGGTATGTTGAACCAATTGCTCAAAGGTACCAATTTTACCTATGAGATGGAAGGCAACTACATCGTCATCAAGCCTCAGCAAAAAGCTAAATCTCAGACTCATGGAAAGAAAATCAAGGTACGTGGTGTAGTGAAAGACGAAACTGGCGAGCCAGTTATCGGCGCTACCGTCATGGAGAAGGGTACCACCACCAATGGTGTTGTAACCGATATTGACGGCAACTATACCATCGAGATTCCTGCCGACGGTATGTTGGCAGTATCATACATTGGCTGCAAGGACCAGGACATCAAGGTAAATGGTCGCGAAGTAATCAATGTTAACCTGGCAGATGATAATAAGGTATTGGAAGAAGTTGTGGTTGTAGGTTATGGCGTACAGAAGAAGCGCGACGTATCTACTGCTGTGTCTTCTGTCAAGGCAGAGGCTCTTGCCAACAATCCTTCTACCGACTTCCGTCAGGCCTTGGCAGGTAAGATGCCTGGTGTACAGGTAACTGTACCTAGCGGAGACCCAGAGGGTAGCGTAAGCATTCGCGTTCGTGGTGTAAGTACCGTCAACGCCGGTAGCGACCCTCTCTATGTAGTAGATGGTGTTCCTATGGAGCGTGGTTTTGCCAACCTGAACACCAACGATATTGAGTCTGTTGAAGTTTTGAAGGATGCTTCTGCTGCAGCTATCTATGGTAGCCGTGGTTCTAATGGTGTAGTTCTCGTTACAACCAAGAAGGGTACCTCTGACAAGCTCTCTGTTTCTTACGATGGTTACGTAGGTGTGCAGAACGTATCAAAGAAACTCGATATGATGAACGCTTACGAATATGCAGAATTCGTAAAGGATGCACGTAATAACGCATATCTTTCTAAAGTTCCTGGTGCATCTGCAAGTGACCCTAACAGCGTACGACCTAAAGGTTACATGCAGATTGCAACCGATTTGTTCCCATATCTGGAGGGTGTTAAGGGCTTGACAGATACAGACTGGCAGGATGCTATCTTCCGCACAGCGATGACTACCGGACACAACATTTCACTTTCAGGTAAGTCTAACAGCGTCAACTATTTCGTATCAGGCAACTATATGAAGAAGGAAGGTACTATTATCGGTTCTGACTTCGAGAAGTTTGGTGCCCGCATGAATCTCTCAGGTCAGCACAAGCGCTTGAAGTTCGGTGTTAACTTCGCTCCTTCTTATTCTGTTTCTAATACAGTAGATGCATCTGGTGCAGGTGGTATCGTTCAATCAGCTTTGATGATGCCTCCAACCTTCCCTGTATACAACGCAGACGGTTCATATAACTTCCAGGGTAATGGATATTGGCGAATTGGTACAGACTATGAGCACAACGAGGTGATGAACCCTGTTGCGATGGCTCGCTTGCAGTCTAATGTTACCGACCGCATGTCTATTACAGGTAAGGCTTATGCAGAATTGGAACTGATGAAGGGACTTTCCTATAAGTTGTCTTTGGGTGGTGATTATTATGGTGCTCATAATGATAAATATCGCCAGTCAGGTTTGCCTTTGAAGGGAAAGGACTACTATGATTCTCCTTCAAACCCAACAGGTTACAGCTCTTCCAGTTTCTTCTTCAACTGGTTGGTTGAAAACCAGTTGACTTACACAACAACAATCAATAAGAAGCACAACATTACAGCCATACTTGTACAGTCTGCTCAGAAAGAAACCAAGAAGACCGACAACGTAACAGCAACCGATTACCCTAATGATTACATCCAGACCGTAAATGGCGGTACTGTAACCAAGGGTGGTTCTGACAAGACACAATGGTCTATTGCTTCTTACCTGGCTCGTGTTCAGTACAACTACGAGGGACGCTACATGCTTTCTGCAGCCATCCGTACTGATGGATCTTCACGTTTCGGTAAGAACAACCGTTGGGGTTACTTCCCATCAGCCTCAGCAGCTTGGCGTATCAGCGACGAAAAGTTCTTCAAGAACGTAAAGGAGTTGTCTTTCGTTAATGATATGAAGATTCGTGCCAGCTATGGTGTAACCGGTAACTTTGAGATTGGTAACTACGACCATTTGGCAACCATGTCAACAGACAATTACATATTAGGTACCAATGGAGGTTTGTTGCATTATGGTTATAAACCAGACAACATCAAGCGCGACGACCTGAGCTGGGAGAAGAACCAGATGATCAACGCCGGTATCGACCTTCAGATGTTTGACGGCTACATTGGATTCTCTGTAGACTATTACAATACCAACACTTCAAACATGTTGCTTTATGTACCAGTACCTCTGTTGACAGGTTACAGCACCTCACTTCAGAATCTGGGTAAGGTAAACAACCGCGGTTGGGAATTAGCTTTGACATCACAGCATACATTTGCTAATGGCTTCGGCTATTCATTTAATGCCAACTATGCCAAGAACACCAATGAGGTGAAAGAGTTAGGTCCTGGTAATGCGCCTATCATTTCTTCGGGTAGTGTAGGACACGCATATTATATTACAGAGGTAGGAAAGCCTATCGGTAACTATTACCTCCTGGTACAGGACGGCATCTTTGCTACAGAAGAAGACTTGAAAAAGTATCCTCACTTCGACAATACAGAAGTAGGTGACTTCCGCTTCGTTGATGTTGACGGAGACGGCAAGTTGGATTTGGATAAAGACCGTACAATCTGCGGCAACTACATGCCTAAGTTCACATACGGCTTCGGCGGTAAGCTCTGGTATGCAGGTTTCGATATGGACTTCAACTTCCAGGGTGTATATGGCAACAAGATTCTGAACTTGAACAAGCGCTACCTCGACAATATGGAGGGTAACACCAATGGTACCAAGATTGCTCTCGATCGTTGGAAGAGTCCTGAGAATCCAGGCAGTGGTTCGGTAAATAAGGCAAACCGTAAGCAGACAGGTTACAACAGCCGTACTTCTACCTGGCACTTGGAGAGCGGTTCATACCTCCGTCTCCAGAACCTGTCATTAGGTTATACTTTGCCTCGTGCACTTACTCAGAAGTTTAAGGTTGAGAAGATGAGAGTTTATGTTTCTGGACAGAACCTCTTCACTATTACCAACTACAGCGGCTACAACCCAGAGGTAAATGCCCGTCCTTCCAAGAACCTGACTCCAGGTGAGGACTATGGTACTTATCCTTTGGCAAGAACATATATGTTTGGTTTGAATCTCACATTATAA
- a CDS encoding RagB/SusD family nutrient uptake outer membrane protein — MKKILVLASLATLLMTSCGDSFFDLEPASSVTIDKVYKTASDYNVAVIGCYAKLQSQVNFYTECCEYRSDNLSLGAPTAGTQDRYDIDHFTEKPSNGILSSYWANFNNNVYRCNLLLDQIDGANFAENLKKQYKGEAMFVRALNYFNMYRIWGGVPATKHVVSAAEALKVARYSDEQMFDLIAGDLKEIVDNNYLPETYSSADMGRATSGAAKALLGKVYLTFHKWTEAKDILSQLIGKYQLVSPIAQVFNVDNKNNNEIIFAVHFNKEIEGEGHSYWYNLTNASDDTNQTSSLLNTFPTGDARKDLITYVQVEKNVRLMNKFYDTKSPTFKTVGNDQILLRYADVLLMYAEALNEIQYDASEGSLALKYLNAVRQRAGISNLTVKQLPTQEKFRKGILVERQREFPYEGQRWFDLVRMGFAKSVMAENGVEIKDYQLLFPIPQQEIEKVGDKSILWQNPGYDNN, encoded by the coding sequence ATGAAAAAGATATTAGTATTAGCATCATTGGCAACCCTGCTCATGACCTCTTGCGGAGACAGCTTCTTCGATTTGGAGCCAGCAAGCAGCGTAACCATTGACAAAGTATATAAGACTGCGAGCGATTATAATGTAGCAGTTATCGGCTGCTACGCAAAATTGCAGTCACAGGTGAATTTCTATACAGAATGCTGCGAGTATCGTAGTGACAATCTTTCTTTGGGCGCCCCAACAGCAGGTACCCAGGACCGTTACGATATCGACCATTTCACAGAGAAACCATCTAATGGAATCCTCAGTTCTTACTGGGCGAACTTCAACAACAACGTTTATCGTTGCAATCTCTTGCTCGACCAGATTGATGGTGCAAACTTTGCAGAAAACCTGAAGAAGCAGTACAAGGGCGAAGCGATGTTTGTCAGAGCTTTGAACTATTTTAACATGTACCGCATTTGGGGTGGCGTTCCTGCTACCAAGCATGTAGTAAGTGCTGCGGAGGCTCTGAAAGTTGCGAGATATTCTGATGAGCAGATGTTCGATTTGATTGCCGGAGATTTGAAGGAGATTGTTGACAACAACTATCTTCCAGAAACTTACTCTTCTGCAGATATGGGTAGAGCAACCTCTGGTGCTGCCAAGGCTTTGCTCGGTAAGGTATATCTTACTTTCCACAAATGGACTGAGGCTAAAGACATTCTTTCTCAGTTAATCGGAAAATATCAGTTGGTAAGCCCTATCGCCCAAGTCTTCAATGTGGATAACAAGAATAATAATGAGATTATCTTCGCCGTACATTTCAACAAGGAAATAGAGGGAGAGGGACATAGTTACTGGTACAATCTCACCAACGCATCTGATGATACCAACCAGACAAGTTCTCTGCTCAACACATTCCCTACAGGTGATGCTCGCAAAGACCTCATAACATACGTACAGGTTGAGAAAAACGTTCGTTTGATGAATAAATTCTATGATACAAAGAGCCCAACCTTCAAGACTGTAGGTAATGATCAGATCCTTCTTCGCTACGCAGATGTCCTTCTGATGTATGCAGAAGCGCTCAACGAGATTCAGTATGATGCATCTGAGGGTTCACTTGCCCTGAAGTATCTCAACGCCGTAAGACAGAGAGCTGGCATTTCTAATCTGACTGTAAAACAGTTGCCTACACAGGAGAAGTTCCGTAAGGGCATCTTGGTTGAACGCCAGAGAGAATTCCCTTATGAGGGTCAGCGCTGGTTCGACTTGGTAAGAATGGGATTTGCAAAGAGCGTGATGGCTGAGAATGGTGTTGAAATCAAGGATTATCAATTACTCTTCCCTATTCCTCAGCAGGAGATTGAAAAGGTAGGCGACAAGTCTATCCTCTGGCAGAACCCTGGATATGACAACAATTAA
- a CDS encoding outer membrane protein assembly factor BamB family protein → MKKIIYLLSLVTVFILGSCSDDLPKASWDICQVGTLNATAQDEKVLLEWAPMQGANPTGYLVNWTPEVATYEGGSVELDAKTTSYTITGLVNKVTYTITIQAIYGNQRSMISTTKARPVSDTEPFKVWSTDMPNGGMVKTANAVFSLDGNTFYLPSAGATGDVTAFDAMTGTVKWTASIPKTTYGGGVAVGKDGTLYQGARNATLYAINSDGTQKWTYATGAANKNLDCFPAVTADGQTVYILDGDNVLHSINTATGVKNWSVKLAGAKNKAGAVAIDKTGNIYVGTRTTIYGFKADGTQLWKVAGKVTEIGSFALDGETLYAAQIGGAGLLALNTADGSTKWNVEAAGDIYAPIVDKSGNIYFTDKGDKALYSVDKAGQLKWKFTIDAAPTYCFPVLDDKETVYFGSGAGRIYAVNSANGEELWHMDSEGTDNNAKIMSGMTIGENQMLYVSYIGGNVAAIKIFAGPEKSTWSCRGGNIHGTNQY, encoded by the coding sequence ATGAAAAAGATTATATATTTGCTGTCTTTAGTGACAGTTTTTATTCTCGGTTCTTGTAGCGATGATCTTCCAAAAGCAAGTTGGGACATTTGCCAGGTAGGTACTTTGAACGCTACGGCACAAGATGAGAAGGTATTGTTGGAATGGGCTCCTATGCAGGGAGCCAACCCAACAGGTTATTTGGTCAATTGGACACCGGAAGTTGCTACATACGAAGGTGGTTCTGTAGAGTTGGATGCAAAGACTACTTCATATACTATAACAGGTTTGGTTAACAAGGTTACTTATACCATCACCATCCAGGCCATCTATGGCAACCAGCGTTCTATGATTTCTACGACAAAGGCAAGACCTGTTTCTGATACAGAGCCTTTCAAGGTTTGGTCTACAGATATGCCTAACGGTGGTATGGTGAAGACTGCAAATGCAGTATTCTCTTTAGACGGAAATACATTCTACTTGCCTTCTGCAGGTGCTACGGGTGATGTTACTGCTTTTGATGCGATGACTGGTACTGTGAAATGGACCGCTTCCATCCCTAAGACTACTTATGGTGGTGGTGTAGCAGTAGGCAAAGACGGTACTTTGTATCAGGGTGCTCGCAACGCAACCTTGTATGCTATCAATAGCGATGGAACACAGAAGTGGACATACGCTACAGGAGCTGCCAACAAGAATCTGGACTGTTTCCCTGCTGTAACTGCTGACGGACAGACAGTTTATATCCTTGATGGCGACAACGTTCTCCATTCTATCAATACAGCTACTGGTGTTAAGAACTGGTCTGTTAAACTGGCTGGGGCAAAGAACAAGGCTGGAGCTGTAGCTATAGACAAGACAGGCAATATCTATGTAGGTACACGTACTACTATTTATGGTTTCAAGGCCGATGGCACTCAACTTTGGAAGGTAGCCGGTAAGGTAACTGAAATCGGTTCTTTCGCTTTGGATGGCGAAACTCTTTATGCTGCCCAGATTGGTGGTGCAGGTTTGCTGGCTTTGAACACAGCAGATGGTTCTACCAAGTGGAACGTTGAAGCTGCGGGTGATATCTATGCTCCTATTGTTGACAAGAGCGGCAATATCTACTTTACAGACAAGGGTGACAAGGCTCTCTACTCTGTAGATAAGGCTGGACAGTTGAAGTGGAAGTTTACTATTGATGCAGCTCCTACTTATTGCTTCCCTGTTCTCGACGATAAGGAAACTGTTTATTTCGGTAGCGGCGCCGGTCGCATCTACGCAGTAAACAGCGCAAATGGCGAGGAACTTTGGCACATGGACTCAGAAGGTACAGATAATAATGCCAAGATTATGTCTGGTATGACTATCGGCGAGAACCAGATGCTCTATGTTTCTTATATCGGCGGTAATGTTGCTGCTATTAAGATCTTTGCCGGCCCAGAGAAATCTACATGGAGCTGCAGAGGTGGTAATATTCATGGTACAAACCAATATTAA